One window from the genome of Pedobacter schmidteae encodes:
- a CDS encoding RagB/SusD family nutrient uptake outer membrane protein, with the protein MKALKYLSLILLIGFSSCKKFLDTKPTTAAPEYYYSTESEMNTALTGVYDVMGSENVYGNSIFTRITAATDESYYQRNTQSTGMQVLNFDASDTDVRLLWKSLYEGIERANLILANIKKPAMDETKRNAIEGEALFLRAYYHFVLASNWGDVPLIIKPTSSITNTDVARTPVKEVYNQIIADMTRAEGLVKSITEIGFGGRVSKSAVQGILARVNLYMAGYPVNDVTRYAEALKWAKKVVASVGLHSLNNDYKQIFINYAQDKYDTKESIWEVEFWGNRIGNAYTEAGRVGNTNGILCSNEKEGYSYGFIAATPTLFKLYETGDLRRDWAIAPFKYVGATTARTNWTTAEIYQRNAGKFRREYELLEKQKNYTPENFPLLRYADVLLMLAEADNEVNGAPSAEAIDAVNQVRKRAFGKTLSGEQVRTINVTAGGSGYLATNAPTVTITGGGATRNATATVTIASGKITAINITDNGAFYTSAPTVTIAGGVGTGAAATATISVANDEMLKPAQTASKAAFIQVIKNERAKELCFEALRRYDLIRWGDFTANLQSTAAEITAGAPTAFKYSALAGNNANTRHLLLPLPLYETSVNPSLLPNNTGW; encoded by the coding sequence ATGAAAGCTTTAAAATATTTATCATTGATACTGCTTATAGGGTTCAGTTCCTGTAAAAAGTTTTTAGATACCAAGCCCACAACGGCTGCGCCTGAGTATTATTATTCTACTGAATCGGAAATGAATACAGCACTTACTGGTGTTTACGATGTAATGGGTAGTGAAAATGTGTATGGAAACTCCATTTTTACAAGGATTACTGCAGCTACTGACGAAAGTTACTATCAGAGAAATACGCAGTCGACGGGTATGCAGGTGCTCAACTTTGATGCTTCTGATACAGATGTAAGGCTGCTCTGGAAATCACTATATGAAGGTATTGAACGTGCCAATCTGATTCTGGCTAATATCAAAAAGCCAGCTATGGACGAAACCAAAAGAAATGCTATCGAAGGTGAGGCTTTATTTTTAAGGGCATACTATCATTTTGTGCTGGCAAGTAACTGGGGTGATGTACCCTTGATCATTAAGCCTACAAGTTCTATTACCAATACTGATGTTGCACGTACGCCAGTTAAGGAGGTGTATAATCAGATTATTGCAGATATGACCAGGGCAGAAGGATTGGTTAAGTCAATTACAGAAATTGGCTTTGGTGGACGAGTGAGCAAAAGTGCGGTGCAGGGTATTTTGGCCAGAGTAAACCTGTATATGGCCGGATATCCGGTAAATGATGTAACCCGATATGCGGAAGCGTTAAAATGGGCAAAAAAAGTAGTCGCCTCTGTAGGTTTACATAGCTTAAATAACGACTACAAACAAATTTTTATCAACTACGCACAGGATAAATATGACACTAAAGAAAGTATTTGGGAAGTAGAATTCTGGGGCAACCGTATTGGAAATGCCTATACAGAAGCCGGAAGAGTGGGAAATACCAATGGTATTTTGTGTTCAAATGAAAAAGAAGGATACAGTTATGGTTTTATTGCTGCTACACCCACGTTGTTCAAATTATATGAAACCGGCGATTTAAGGAGAGATTGGGCAATAGCACCATTTAAATATGTGGGGGCAACCACAGCAAGAACAAACTGGACTACTGCAGAAATTTATCAGCGTAATGCAGGCAAGTTCAGAAGGGAGTATGAATTATTGGAGAAGCAAAAGAACTATACACCGGAGAACTTTCCGTTGCTTCGTTATGCTGATGTACTGCTAATGCTTGCAGAAGCAGATAATGAGGTAAATGGGGCCCCTTCTGCTGAAGCAATTGATGCCGTTAACCAGGTTAGAAAAAGAGCTTTTGGCAAAACGCTATCAGGTGAGCAGGTAAGAACAATTAATGTTACCGCAGGTGGAAGTGGTTATCTGGCAACCAATGCACCAACAGTAACCATTACCGGTGGTGGGGCAACCCGTAATGCAACAGCTACCGTAACCATTGCTAGTGGTAAAATAACTGCGATTAATATTACAGATAACGGAGCATTTTATACGTCGGCCCCAACTGTAACTATTGCCGGTGGTGTGGGTACAGGAGCTGCTGCTACGGCTACTATTTCGGTGGCCAATGATGAAATGCTAAAGCCTGCCCAAACAGCATCTAAGGCTGCTTTTATACAGGTAATTAAAAATGAAAGAGCTAAAGAGCTTTGTTTTGAGGCCTTGCGCAGATACGATTTAATCAGATGGGGCGATTTTACGGCCAACCTGCAAAGCACGGCTGCTGAGATTACTGCAGGTGCGCCTACTGCGTTCAAATATTCGGCACTTGCCGGAAACAATGCCAATACCAGACATTTGCTATTGCCTTTGCCACTTTATGAGACATCGGTAAACCCTTCATTGTTACCGAATAATACCGGCTGGTAG